A single genomic interval of candidate division KSB1 bacterium harbors:
- a CDS encoding glycosyltransferase family 4 protein: MRILYFNYHYDLWGGALGSTLKVIELFRALERRGHEVQMCWMNPRASELYSERGRDRLGHRLRTWLKARLARYVHEPNQILNNVRNVPRELARVRKFSPDLLICKDEVYRLSPLLTARITGLPWIVEGDAPSVPEYRQFFPYYKRYGNLDYAIEKAVATRAMAVFVQSNETKRYFLELGVPEERLRVIPNGADPRKFNPEISGTEVRRKVGLTDGEVVLGFVGSLHYWHGVDNLVRLVREVCASYPNAHFLIAGGGGPETERFLELVQETELGHRVHFLGYLEHDQMPPVIAALDIALAPYPRIERFHFSPVKLFEYMACAKPVVAARLGQIAEVIRDGENGMLFEPGDFADLLAKVRVLMENPQLRAQIGQQAYRTIVPDYTWDAQAAKLEQLCFEVLEKHRRSG; encoded by the coding sequence ATGAGGATTCTGTACTTCAACTACCACTACGACCTCTGGGGAGGAGCCCTCGGCTCGACTCTCAAGGTAATTGAGCTGTTCCGGGCCCTGGAGCGCAGGGGCCACGAGGTGCAAATGTGCTGGATGAACCCGCGCGCCTCAGAATTGTACTCCGAACGAGGGCGAGACCGCTTGGGCCACAGGCTGCGCACCTGGCTCAAGGCGCGCCTGGCGCGCTACGTTCACGAGCCAAACCAGATTCTCAACAATGTACGGAACGTCCCTCGTGAGTTGGCGCGCGTGCGCAAGTTCTCACCGGACCTCCTGATCTGCAAGGACGAAGTCTACCGGCTTTCTCCCCTCCTTACGGCCCGGATCACAGGCTTGCCGTGGATCGTGGAGGGGGATGCTCCTTCTGTACCCGAATACCGGCAGTTCTTCCCCTACTACAAGAGGTACGGCAATCTCGACTACGCCATTGAGAAGGCGGTGGCCACCAGGGCCATGGCTGTGTTCGTGCAGTCCAATGAGACAAAGCGCTACTTCCTCGAGCTCGGAGTGCCGGAGGAGAGACTGCGCGTGATCCCCAACGGAGCGGATCCTCGGAAGTTTAATCCGGAAATCTCCGGTACAGAGGTTCGCAGGAAGGTGGGGTTAACGGATGGCGAAGTCGTTTTGGGGTTCGTGGGTTCGCTCCACTACTGGCACGGTGTCGACAACCTTGTCCGCCTGGTCCGCGAGGTGTGCGCGAGCTATCCCAACGCCCATTTTCTGATCGCCGGAGGGGGCGGGCCGGAGACGGAGCGCTTCCTGGAATTGGTGCAGGAGACGGAACTCGGCCACCGGGTGCATTTCCTGGGCTATTTGGAGCACGATCAAATGCCGCCCGTAATCGCTGCCCTGGACATCGCGCTCGCCCCCTATCCACGCATTGAGAGGTTTCATTTTAGCCCGGTGAAGCTCTTTGAGTACATGGCTTGCGCGAAGCCCGTGGTGGCGGCCCGCTTGGGGCAAATCGCAGAGGTCATCCGGGACGGCGAAAATGGGATGTTGTTTGAGCCCGGCGACTTTGCGGACTTGCTCGCCAAAGTCCGCGTGCTGATGGAGAATCCCCAGCTTCGAGCGCAGATTGGCCAACAGGCCTACCGAACCATCGTCCCGGACTACACATGGGACGCTCAGGCTGCGAAACTCGAGCAGCTGTGCTTCGAGGTCCTGGAAAAGCATCGCAGGTCTGGATAA
- a CDS encoding glycosyltransferase family 4 protein produces the protein MKIAIVGPYPADWRRVTGGIEMVTLNLSRQLVARGHEVHAVTLFFGDEREPNPPQGVGLHFRSSEKAVARWTLFARERRWMIRALQSIRPDVVHIQGTDVYGAILPRVGRDFPTVLTVHGYLRRELEAGLVELPLRAKPGFFLRSAFNAWFERKALGSARHVVCISPYIEKLLGNRRGLQTYSIPNPVDEDFFGLQDRREEGRLLFAGMIRPRKGLLFLVEGMRLLRDRGVPFRLRLVGKVFEPSYYGRLLAAIEAHSLHDRVEFLGVVDDRVLKEEFEKAWAVVLPSSEETAPMVIQQAMAAGKPVVATRVGGVPWMVQQGQTGWLVDYGDVRGLADCLHRVLTEREESAKMGRRAQELARAMFSNTRVVEATLQVYREALEEFSQVGVASEKR, from the coding sequence TTGAAGATTGCCATTGTCGGGCCTTATCCGGCGGATTGGCGAAGGGTGACCGGCGGCATTGAGATGGTCACCCTTAACCTTTCCCGGCAGCTGGTTGCGCGAGGGCATGAGGTCCATGCCGTTACGCTGTTTTTCGGCGATGAGCGAGAGCCGAATCCGCCGCAAGGGGTGGGCTTACATTTTCGAAGTTCAGAAAAGGCAGTGGCTCGGTGGACTCTCTTTGCCCGGGAGCGCCGATGGATGATCAGGGCGCTGCAGAGTATCCGACCCGACGTCGTACACATCCAGGGCACCGATGTGTACGGAGCAATCCTACCTCGTGTCGGTCGCGATTTTCCCACCGTCCTGACCGTTCACGGCTATCTGCGCCGGGAGCTTGAGGCTGGGCTCGTGGAGCTGCCCCTGAGAGCCAAGCCCGGCTTCTTCCTGCGATCGGCGTTCAACGCCTGGTTTGAGCGCAAGGCGCTCGGATCCGCAAGGCATGTGGTTTGCATCTCCCCTTACATCGAAAAGCTCCTTGGCAACCGCCGCGGGTTGCAGACTTACAGTATCCCGAACCCTGTGGACGAGGACTTCTTCGGCCTACAGGACCGTCGGGAAGAAGGTCGGCTTCTCTTCGCCGGGATGATCCGCCCCCGCAAGGGTCTCCTCTTCCTGGTGGAGGGGATGCGATTGCTTCGGGATCGAGGCGTCCCCTTCCGATTGCGCCTGGTGGGAAAAGTGTTCGAGCCGAGCTATTACGGGCGGCTCCTGGCGGCGATCGAGGCCCATTCCCTTCACGACAGGGTTGAGTTTCTCGGCGTCGTAGACGATAGGGTGCTCAAGGAGGAGTTCGAAAAGGCGTGGGCAGTTGTTCTCCCGTCCTCGGAAGAGACGGCGCCCATGGTCATTCAACAAGCGATGGCGGCGGGCAAACCGGTGGTGGCGACGCGCGTGGGCGGAGTTCCCTGGATGGTGCAACAGGGACAAACGGGCTGGCTGGTTGACTACGGAGACGTACGGGGATTGGCAGACTGCCTGCACCGCGTCCTCACAGAGCGCGAAGAGTCGGCAAAGATGGGCCGCCGTGCGCAGGAGCTTGCCCGAGCGATGTTCAGCAATACCCGCGTGGTCGAGGCCACGCTTCAGGTCTACCGAGAGGCTCTGGAGGAATTCTCTCAGGTAGGTGTCGCCTCCGAGAAACGGTGA
- a CDS encoding GDP-mannose 4,6-dehydratase, producing MGRDNRVSRIAVFGGAGFVGNALVARLLEAGATVGVFDNFSTGRREFLDESHPRLTVVEGDMAVPAEVDRFMGDFRPGVVVILAAVHYIPLCNRDPVLAMRTNVLGTHYVLTASARTGVRRIVFASSAAVYGIGDAPHSEEEEPAPTDVYGMTKLIGEQLTRQAAQTYRYSAVIARLFNIYGPRETNPHVIPEIVSQALVGNRLKLGNLEPKRDYIHVSDVAEALALLVDCTLDTVCEVFNVGTGREYSVKELVEMAERILGRHLEIEQDPSRTRRSDRLHLCANINKIQRWVGWRPRVRLEEGLRRLLLEEWAEAVPCAAS from the coding sequence GTGGGAAGGGACAATCGGGTGTCGCGTATAGCCGTCTTCGGCGGCGCCGGCTTTGTGGGCAATGCCCTTGTGGCCCGGCTCTTGGAGGCAGGGGCTACCGTCGGCGTTTTCGACAATTTCTCGACAGGACGGCGCGAATTCCTGGACGAAAGCCATCCCCGGCTCACGGTGGTGGAGGGGGACATGGCTGTGCCTGCGGAGGTTGACCGTTTCATGGGCGACTTCCGTCCGGGCGTCGTGGTGATCCTTGCCGCTGTCCACTACATCCCTCTCTGCAACAGGGATCCTGTGCTGGCGATGCGGACCAACGTGCTCGGGACGCACTATGTCCTCACCGCCTCGGCCCGGACCGGTGTCCGCAGGATCGTGTTCGCCTCCTCGGCCGCGGTCTATGGCATCGGGGACGCACCCCACAGCGAGGAGGAGGAGCCCGCCCCAACGGACGTCTACGGGATGACCAAGCTGATCGGGGAGCAGCTGACCCGCCAGGCTGCCCAGACGTACCGCTACTCGGCCGTCATCGCCAGGCTTTTCAACATCTACGGGCCGCGGGAGACCAATCCCCACGTAATCCCGGAAATCGTCTCCCAGGCCCTGGTCGGAAATCGGCTGAAGCTTGGCAACCTCGAGCCGAAGCGGGACTACATTCACGTGAGCGACGTGGCCGAAGCTCTGGCGCTGCTGGTCGATTGCACCTTGGACACTGTGTGCGAGGTTTTCAACGTTGGCACGGGCCGCGAGTACAGTGTGAAGGAACTCGTGGAGATGGCCGAGCGCATCCTGGGGCGGCATCTGGAGATCGAACAGGATCCTTCCAGGACCCGCCGCTCCGACAGGTTGCACCTCTGCGCGAACATTAACAAGATTCAGCGGTGGGTTGGTTGGCGGCCCCGGGTACGTCTCGAAGAGGGCCTACGACGCCTGCTCCTGGAGGAGTGGGCGGAGGCCGTACCCTGCGCCGCCTCGTAA
- a CDS encoding DUF2334 domain-containing protein, giving the protein MRPGGRIFFRLDDVGLPGDAYLFSQAPLSPEQAQQGRRRTEEVLALFVKHDVKADLAVVPWHCRKGSWNWLREYASASGFEIAQHGFRHHDHGCREFGPQRSRAEQRTDIEAGLRILADRTGLRPSVFVPPSNKYDENTVAVLAELGMRILSAGAARTQLEHLLIRCARTFGIRRLGTYPISHHGQWIGDVWEMSVSVDAARDYSKGLIKTATELLHQVSLAFRRYRFVGVMIHPWLYATRSDLNSLDTLLRWVREQAIPSVLISETLPDEAVGGLSDFRASEEEP; this is encoded by the coding sequence ATGAGACCCGGAGGACGCATCTTCTTCCGCTTGGACGACGTCGGGCTGCCCGGAGATGCCTACCTCTTCTCCCAAGCCCCGCTCAGTCCGGAGCAGGCCCAACAGGGACGGCGACGAACGGAAGAAGTTCTGGCTCTATTCGTAAAGCACGACGTAAAGGCTGACCTGGCCGTTGTCCCTTGGCACTGCAGGAAGGGCTCGTGGAACTGGCTACGGGAATACGCCAGCGCTTCCGGTTTCGAGATAGCGCAGCACGGCTTCCGCCACCACGACCACGGGTGCCGGGAATTCGGCCCCCAACGCTCTCGAGCAGAGCAACGCACGGACATCGAGGCGGGACTCCGGATTCTGGCGGATCGGACGGGACTTCGTCCGTCCGTTTTCGTGCCGCCGAGCAATAAATACGACGAGAACACCGTTGCGGTCCTGGCGGAGCTTGGGATGCGAATTCTCTCGGCGGGAGCAGCCCGGACACAGCTGGAGCACCTCCTGATCCGCTGTGCCCGAACGTTCGGCATTCGCAGACTGGGTACTTACCCCATCTCTCATCACGGCCAGTGGATCGGGGATGTCTGGGAGATGTCCGTATCCGTAGATGCGGCCAGGGACTATTCCAAAGGGCTTATCAAGACGGCCACCGAGCTTCTGCATCAGGTATCCCTGGCTTTTCGCAGGTATCGGTTCGTGGGCGTGATGATCCATCCATGGCTCTACGCCACGAGGTCGGACCTGAACTCGCTCGATACGCTCCTCAGATGGGTTCGGGAACAGGCAATCCCCTCCGTTCTGATCTCCGAAACCTTGCCGGATGAAGCGGTGGGGGGCTTATCGGACTTTCGGGCGTCGGAAGAGGAACCTTAG